taaatatatatatatataacatacatttgtactaataatttaaatacacatgtatttattctctatcttacacatgtcactaatttggtttaattactaatttagtcccttgttatttttctctattttaaaattaatcttttacgcctattcaatttagccctttttaataattacttctaattaaaataaattcacgtaatcaaaatctaattcaaccataatcaactttgtaaatatttttaataaatatttacaaactcaTTTTCCTAAGACAGAGACCCTAAATTCACTTTTCTCGGTGCCCGTGAAATATGAGTCGTTAcatgcacctatcgaacaatagtatagctatggtgagtagggaatatcatatccacgaggactaaaagtactagtaattaccgtctTCCTATTATTTAGCCAATAAATTGGAGTAATTGTTTTTAATCTATATTTACtaatctaatttaactaagaatgCAATGAGAGAATGGAATAAGAAAATAATCGAAGATAACCAAAGAGAGACAATACCCAAAaataatccacctagacttcacctattattcaTTAATGTCTTACTTTGTTGCATTGAGGAGATGAACTTATTGAATTCATTAATGTCTTGGAAACATCCTTTAAAGTATTCCAACTTCTTCAATGGTTCCATCTCCTCCGCTTTTAGACTTGTTTTTTCATTGTCCACATCAAAAATCAAGTGCTGAAGGTGAACGAGTTTTGGTAAAAGTCCAGCGGTATCTCTTTCAAAGTGCGCACTACAAGATCAATGTACCTTAACTTTATCAGCATATCCATGCCTTTAGGTACTTCCTCAATTTTAGTCCCAGAAGATCCAACTTCTTCAATTCTTGAAGCATCGAAAGACATGGCGTATATCGTAATTCGTAACGAAATAAAGCAACAATGTTGTGAGGTTGTTTAGTTCAGAGATGGAATTTGGTAAACTCTCGATCTTTGTAAAGGACAAATTGAGGACACAAAGACAAGGCATGTTTGTGAAGAAAGAATATGAGATCTTCTTTATAGGGTTCCTCAGCAATAACAAGGTTGTGAGAGTTGACATTTTGTGGGCAGCACATCTGTGGGAATTTCTGATATGGAGTTAAACATAAGCGACACTTTCTCAATATCTGACTCCATTGTCCCTTTTGGTAATTCTTTAATTGCAAGCCTGCTTGTACCATATATCGAGGATTCATACTTGTGATCGACAATGCCATGTCTCTCATCGCATCATGCATCTTTACGCAAGGTATACCATATTTATTGGTATTATTTTCCAACAAGCAATTATCTTCTAACTTCTTCAAAATAACATGGCCCTTGTCTTTCATCTCTTGTCTTGTACCCATATCATCTATGAATCCTCTTTAATCCAACACTCAATTAGATTATCCTTCCAAATTTCAAAATCTTCAGGATATACTGTGCAATACAAAAACAATGTTTCACTTGCTTGTCCTTTAAGTGGTCGGGCTAAATTTCAAACTCTCGATCACTTTAGCTTCCACTTCTTCCACTTTCCCTATTCTCTCTTTCAATTCCCCAGTGCATTTTTCCAGATAAGAGGGTCATCTTCTCCTCTCAATGTACCAGCTATGATGACAATTGTAAGAGGCGACCCGCACATTCTTTGACAACAAGCTTCAAAGTTGGCATTAAAGTTTGATTTTGCACCATGTTAGGTCTAACTTCGCTCAAGAATAGTATCAATGCCTCTTCTTCCGAAAGGGCTTCACTTTTATCACCTTACAACCCATATACTTACAGACATGCTCGAACGGGTTGTCAACACCAACTTGCAGCCATTGCTGTCACTTGGCTCGGGATCCCAACTTCCTCTAGAGAGACTTTATCCCACACATCATCTAGGATTAGAACATGCTTTCCTGCTTTCTTCAGCATTTCGATAAGATTGCCGCCGTCTGAGCTTGTCTTCTTCTTTGTCTAAATATTCCTTTGACTCCAACGCTCTTGAAATATTATCTTGTACCTTCATTACATAGAACTCCTTTGATATGGTAACCCAAATTACCCTTTCGAATCTTTGTTGCTTTTAAAGATCATAGTGGATGTGCTTCATGATAGTGGTTTTACCCACACCGCCCATCCCCAAACCCCAATCTTGCTCACCTCCTCCTGCATCAAGCATGCCCAAATCTCATTTCTGACAGCTTGTCTCCAACTAGTTCTGATGTTGGCAGTGGCAACCCAGCACTTGGACCATCAATGGCAAGACCTTCAGAGGCATTAGGAgctttatcaagaaattccttcatttCTCGAGTCTTTTCATCAACCAGCTTCCCGCTGCAAGCACGACAGATATATCTTCCGTTACTGACTTTGTTTTCAACAACTTGTGCTTCCCTAATCATCTCTTTCACATCTTTCAACCAATTTTCAACTCCCTGCTTTGGTATCTTCCCCAGAGGACGAAGAAGCTCTGCTTTCAATTGCAGCTCTATGTCTTTCATTTTGCAATTCAATTCATCTCTGATCCTCTTGAAGTTTCTCACATAACCATTGAGCTTTCTGTGATATTGCAAATATTTACAAACAGGAGTTCCGAGACAATTTGCAATTCTAACAACAGGCTCTACGTACTCCATTGCTATGTCCCTGCAATGCAATCATATATAACAGTAGCAGATAATGAAAATCTGTGAATGTATTGGATTTTTGATATGTCAGTGTAAGCATGAATGCAAGTTTCAAGCAATGGCGTTAATTAGATGGAGCTATGGATGGGTGGCAGACAGAAACATGATGAAATTCGGGTCACCATTGTATATCCAGAATTAACCTCTCAAACTATATAAAATGCTAGATTCAAGTGTGCAACAGTTCATGACAGAATATTAAGAGGTAAAATGTTCAACAGTTTGAGATTTCAACATGATATTGCTTCTGGGTAGCTCTTTTGGTATTAATTTCTATCTATAGTAGATTATGTCTTCAAAATCTAAAACTGTTGATAATCAGTAGAGGAAATCATTGCCTTGTTACCTGAATTAGTTGCTGAAAAGTGTTGAGAGATTAGAAGTGAAAATGAAGCAGTGAAGTTGACTTCCTTGACTATCTTACAAAGCTAGCAGATAATAAAAAAACAATCATTGCATAGTCATGAATGAagcaaatgaaagaaaatgacCTTGGCTGGATGCTTGAAAATTAGCGATAGACCTTGGCgatcaaaagaaattaaaaacagTGAAGAAGAAAGAACGTTGTGGGTACAATAgccaaaaagaagaagaagaggaagaaagTGAAGATAAAAACAGGCAaaagtttttttattattaagaAATCTCAtctttttttagttttttctttGCTGTCTGCCACTATAGTTGGGattaaataacaataataattaatgGGAAACTATGGATTCCTTCTGTTggtatttcaatttcaatttttattttgtaataaACATAGACATGCCTGGGAGGGGTGTTGCACCCATGTGATCAACAGTTGCAATAACGTTACTGCGTATGTCTTACTTGATAGTTAATGGTTTATAATAACCAATTAATTTAAATTGTAGTAATATTCATCGTTGGAGAAGCCAGAAAAGGCATAActccagaaaaaaaaaaacaaattttctAACATATTTAAGCACACACTACAAAAACATCTAcgaattaaaacttaaaacattCTTGCTAAATATTTAACAATATGAAGAAGAAAATGAGGCAGAAGCTAACTCATCTTTAAACATGTAATAATTCATTACTTATACATAAAACCTTTGATCTGCTATCAAAATTTTAAAGATAGATATGAGGTTTAAAATCAATGGAAACGTACATTGCATTAATTCTGGAAAATACTAACAAGTATTGCATTAATTCTAATAGGTACATATGTTATAGATGGGGTTTTTACAAATAtggtataaaaaattattatatacgaAAATAGGTTGTCGATAGATTATTTACGAAAATGGTTATTTTTTTAGTCGCTACCACCCTGAGTGCgacatattattttattaataatttttttaatattttattattattattattattattattattttaaaaatccaAGTTAAAAATGGGTTACCCGTGACCAGAGGCGCCACATGTGGCTCTGAGGCAGGGGCGCCACACCTGCAGGCGATAGTATTTCATGACCCTCCCAATGACTTGTCATCTTAAATTGGGAGGGATGAAATTTAATTGTAGAACAATAATGGGGGACCATATAAGGTTCCCCAAAGTTTGTTACGTCCAGGAGCAGGAGCAAAGAagcaaagagagaaaaaaaaaaagagaagaagaagaagaaggttagtaaattttataattattttacatttaaattatttgtaatttagaattatttgataaatttttgtgttagtaattattttaaaattaatttattagtaatttaagattatatttaaaattattctgTTTAGtttaataatgttaaatttattttgttaaatattttgttataaataatttgtaactataaagaaaataatttagaatttttagaagtttaaagACTAGAAAATCGAAAGTAAAAAGATTGAGAAAAAATAGAAAAGACGGATTTGAATTGAATGGTTTTTGTAAATGATGgggaattataaaattaatttttaaaatggttgtgcaataaaattattttttagtagtgtattagtgtattgtgatttatttgataatgtattttaaaaaatgattaggttatataaatttatttatttatttgataatttttattgattgattaaaattttgattaaatttgttgttatataattttaattgcgATTTGTGACAAATGGATTCATTGACTGATAGTACTAATCACATATCAAGTAGCATTAATGAGAtggtaatgaaatttttatttgatattcACATTACATTATTtgttgaatgaaattatattgtattaactATTTCGTTAATATAATAATGTCGTCGAGTATCCGCGCATTGGAGGCCATATTCATAGTGTAGGATTTCATTGGATGAATGCCTAATACCGTTCTTAGAGTTAGCGGGTTTGGATCAAGCAGCATTGATCCGGACTTTTAATCTACGACATGACTTGATTTCGCTTAGTCGAGCGATGGCATCCAgagacccacacatttcatttgctGCAAGGGAGTGCACAATCACTCTAGAGGACGTTGCATTACATTTGGGCTCCCTATCGATGGGAATGCGTCACAGGCGTAAGTTTGATCTCCGGTGCCTTCGCCGCTTTTGCTATGACTTACTTGGACGCCGCCAAGTGAGGGAAAATTTCAAACCTTGAAGTTTTCATggctaaaggccaattttgaaTATTTGCCTAGTATCGCCATCGAATTGAGGTTATGCAAAGGTAAGCTTATATTATGCACCTTATAGGAGGTGTACTCATGCGGATACACACGGCAGTGAAGTCCACTTGATGTGCTTATCGCTGCTATCTAATTTGCATAACACGCGCTCATACAGTTGGGGTCCGCAGTGTTAGCCATTTTGTACCGTGAACTTTGTCGAACCACGGATCTCTCTCTGGTTGACATAGGTGGATGCCTCATATTGTTTGCGTCGTGGCTCTTTATCGGATGCCATTCTTGTCATCCATTAGTCATcaatcatatatatttccactgtTAACGGTGATGAATCTTTACTGCATACAACAATTAATTCTCTTTTTCTCGATTATATTGTTCTAACAATTTATTTTCATAGATGAAGCACGAATCCGGGTATCGGAGGTCATACACGTTCCGATATACCGCCCTCGATGATCGAGAATCATTCTCGAGAGGGAGtaagttttttaatttatttttattttattattttatctcactTAACCAGCGTTAATATAAAAATGTTATGAATCGTGCAGTTCATTTGGATGCCATATTCGCTCCTCGGTTACAATTGTTATTCCATCGTATGCCCACGCCCACTCACACCTATGGTGCATTAGCGCACCTTTATCCATTTTCATACGGTGGAGTGGTATCATGGCAATCGAGTATTCCGGTAGTTCGCTTGTATACAATATATCCCCACACAACCAAGAAGATTGGATGTACAACTACATGGTATAAATAGGAGGGGAGGCATGGAACCGATTGGGAGATGAGCATTCGAATATATTACGATGTGGAACAACCGGTTTAGTAGGGTACCTCAAATGGATCGTTGTTTGGATCTGCAGCCTTGCCACAATACCTACAATGGTACTATGAGAagggaaaccatttttatttggtGGGCGGTTGATGGTAGTCCCCACTCATACGATAACGAATTGAGCAACATCTTCCAGATCCGCATCATGCACCAGCTCCGAGGTAGACCCGAGCGAGCCGAGCCTGAGCCGAGCTACACTCGGGAGTAGTTCATATCCACCATCGTATCTGCTCCTCCGTGAGCGTATCCGTCGCCATTCTCTCTCCCCGCCTATATCCAAAGGTCGTTCTTTAACCCCTACCGAGTTCATCAGTGGCATTTGAGTTGTTCTCTACACCCACATATGGATGAAGAGAATGTTGATCACCTAGTCGCCCACAACGTGAATGTCGAGCTCCACGAAGATATACCCCTAGAACcacaccatcaaaccatcaattttaaggGGTTTTGTATTGtaaattactttattttttatgtaaattactttatttttatgtaaattattttttgtattatatttatcaattttttatttgGCATTTTATTATCGGATTTGAGTGCTAATTTTAGAATTGCTTAGTTGAAATAcataatatgaataaaaaaagAATGATTATCCATTTGGTAGTTTCAAGtagttaaaaattaaaagacaatACTTTTCTTTCAATATGCAATAAGCAACATGTAATGAACAACATCTTAATTTCTATCCGATCGCAATGATTGTCCAATTTGGTAATTTCGAGTGGGCAAGCATCTGACAGACCAGCTAATCAGTATACCCATACACACTTCCGCCGATTTCTCTCTAATGTCCATTTCACATGATTCTTGATGATTGCGGACGACCTCTGTTCCTACGTAAGCCTTTGTCCGGGATAAGCTCAAAGGTCGTCGAGGAACCTCTCAAGTAGATAGGTCAGGAAGCACGGAAACTCATTCTCCCATACACGCAACTTGCATTCAAGTGTGTACACCTTATCGATAAATTAATCTACATTGAGCGAGACCTTAGCACAAGCCGCCACAACATGTGCACAAGGATAATGAAGTGTTAGGAACCTCCTACAATCGCACCGCCTATTTCGTAGATTAACCCCGTATGACCTAGGTGGAATATCGGTCGACGACCGATGGTCTCGTAATGCGTAAACGCTTCATTACGTCGTGAATATACTTCTACGCTCATCGACTCGCCATCCGACGGTTTGCAACAATTGCATCCCCGACATGTTCGACAAACACGTGTCATGCCTCCATCTAGTTGACTTGTTGCTaacccattcttggcatcaatgTAGCCAACCTATAGAATGTAGTGAAAAGACGATGAAATCGGAAGATGTCACATTTTCAACAACACGTCATAATCTCTCCACCAAGTTTGTCATCATTTGACCGTAAGGAAAGCCCTCacaaaactttgagcccattgccatAGCTCCATGCTACCCAACCATTGTCGGAAAGATGTGTCCGTCGACCTTCCATGTCACTCTCAAGCCGAGTCATCCTCTCTAAAAAATATGTGGTTCTAGCTCAAGTTGGTATGTATTAAGACGATATAAGTTACGCCTCGCCAAAAAAAAATGTAtgttatatattgaaatgataagGTTGTtctttacccattttcacaacttgtctcttccaatctgcattcttataatctcAATGAAAGTTAGCCGTAATGTGCCGTATGCGAAACGGCCTCTATGGCACATTAGAACGCCTAATGGCGGTAATTAATTCTTTCCTtctatcggagatgatgcaaatattatcaTTACTAATTACATACCTCCGCAGATTTGTAAGAAAAAATTCCCACGACTCCATGTTTTCTTTATCTATGGCAAATGCAATCGGTAGCACGCCTCGCTCCTCGCCTTGAGCAATCGCaataagtaagatttgtgtatattTACCGTATAGCCATGTCTCATCCACTTGCACAAATGGCTTACGTGGGAAATGCACGCACACATGGATCAAATGTCCAAAACATCCGTTGAAAATTCTTTTACCCGGTTGTTGTTGCTCATCCGGCCATAATAAAGTCGTGTTTGCAACTCAATGAGGTCCCCAAGACGCATTCTCATTGCCGCAATCCATCCTCGCAACTCATTGTACGATGCATCAAATTTTCGTACAATTGCTCCATTGccatctgtttagctatccatgccTTTCGGTATAATACTCGACATCGAATCGTTCGCATTTTAGCAATTAATAACGAAACTTTAATGGTCGGCATGTCTTCAACTATTGGCATGATGCATGTACATATAGTTTTGAATCAAGTTTTCAATGATCTTCGTTATTCGTGTTGAAGTACATGTGAGACCCAACAAATTTTCGTATCTCCTATTCTCGAGACTTCGGATAAATGCAGCCAGATCCGCCAATTGTAGCCTTCTCACGACTTCCAACACTctccaatatataatgtcggttGAGACTCGACGATTTTGTAGTCTATTGATATATTCATAC
This is a stretch of genomic DNA from Gossypium arboreum isolate Shixiya-1 unplaced genomic scaffold, ASM2569848v2 Contig00258, whole genome shotgun sequence. It encodes these proteins:
- the LOC128288697 gene encoding uncharacterized protein LOC128288697 produces the protein MEYVEPVVRIANCLGTPVCKYLQYHRKLNGYVRNFKRIRDELNCKMKDIELQLKAELLRPLGKIPKQGVENWLKDVKEMIREAQVVENKVSNGRYICRACSGKLVDEKTREMKEFLDKAPNASEGLAIDGPSAGLPLPTSELVGDKLSEMRFGHA